The proteins below come from a single Triticum aestivum cultivar Chinese Spring chromosome 5D, IWGSC CS RefSeq v2.1, whole genome shotgun sequence genomic window:
- the LOC123119823 gene encoding rRNA-processing protein FYV7 yields MKRPPPRDDATAAGSSGGGFNKGKGRWDGKKRNEQRLGGSGGALSLAAFANAKSRSTGYNPALIKKQKEFYRNAKVISKYKKSKKHQNQSNYPPQFPTLEEGGADTTDVPKPHDKRKKRTSQSLNVEYEKKRLEDEKAKKERDAMIQAKKEEREKSEAKRKELREKMFKRTRSGQPVMKYRIEHLLETALESSNKSQG; encoded by the exons ATGAAACGGCCGCCACCACGCGATGACGCGACGGCGGCGGGCAGCAGCGGAGGAGGGttcaacaaggggaaggggaggtGGGACGGGAAGAAGCGGAATGAGCAGCGGCTGGGAGGCAGCGGCGGGGCGCTCTCCCTCGCGGCCTTCGCCAACGCCAAGTCCAGGAGCACCGGCTACAACCCGGCACTCATCA AGAAGCAGAAGGAGTTCTACAGGAATGCTAAAGTGATTAGCAAGTACAAGAAGTCGAAGAAGCACCAAAATCAGTCAAACTATCCTCCACAATTTCCAACCCTTGAG GAAGGAGGTGCTGATACAACGGATGTGCCAAAACCACATGATAAGAGGAAGAAGCGTACTTCACAAAGCTTGAATGTGGAGTACGAGAAGAAACGTCTAGAGGacgagaaggcaaagaaggagcgGGATGCGATGATACAGGCAAAGAAGGAGGAGCGAGAGAAGTCTGAAGCGAAGAGAAAGGAGCTTAGGGAGAAGATGTTCAAGAGGACGCGATCCGGGCAGCCTGTGATGAAATACAGGATCGAGCATCTCCTGGAGACTGCACTAGAAAGCTCAAACAA GAGCCAAGGCTAG
- the LOC123124469 gene encoding putative glutaredoxin-C14 — MDRVMKLASERAVVIFTLSSCCMCHTVARLFCDLGVNALVHELDQDPRGKEMERALLKMLGKGPSVPVVFIGGKLVGGTNRVMSMHLSGELVPMLRNAGALWL, encoded by the coding sequence ATGGACCGCGTGATGAAGCTGGCGTCGGAGCGAGCGGTGGTGATCTTCACCCTGAGTTCCTGTTGCATGTGCCACACCGTGGCGCGGCTCTTCTGCGACCTGGGTGTCAATGCACTGGTGCACGAGCTAGACCAAGACCCAAGGGGAAAGGAGATGGAGAGAGCTCTCCTCAAGATGCTCGGGAAAGGCCCGTCTGTTCCAGTGGTGTTCATCGGCGGGAAGCTTGTCGGCGGGACAAACAGAGTCATGTCCATGCATCTCAGCGGCGAGCTGGTCCCAATGCTGAGGAATGCAGGTGCCCTCTGGCTATAG